The proteins below come from a single Torulaspora delbrueckii CBS 1146 chromosome 5, complete genome genomic window:
- the USO1 gene encoding Uso1p (similar to Saccharomyces cerevisiae USO1 (YDL058W); ancestral locus Anc_4.238) gives MELIQGLIQPPKIQSADETIPTLCDRVESATLIGDRRSAVLGLKSFSRDYRETVIASGLKPLLSTLKRDYEDDSSVKAILETLLILFIRGDGNDDLTRNWISQQSRLQNGKYPSPLVMKQEREQVDQFSLWIADAITQSDEIVHLVIELLNTENFHIRLYTTQLLEAIVATRPERSRNAITSLPTSISTLVSLLQDAHEPVRDEAVLLLMAVVNDSPHVQKLVAFENIFEQLFSIIDEEGGLRGSLVVNDCLSLINNILKYNTSNQSLFLETGNLPKLAQILNEPLANEEFFWNEQRVININTAMDIVNLTVEPGNSATGQHQKVLTDSSVLMIVLRLAFYEKIPNSVRPTALLTAASLIRGNEYCQNEFGKIDVPFFDPSSPLASNSETAQVVPVVTLLIHWVLYANSIQVFPTRMASMELIKAYLDKCEDIQLKFVAQQIEKYHERNKSRDDDPLAGSNIFESLLEYDPDLKLNPYKLFFTADIFMFLFQAENIANDKVREISRSVKSGVEIDEEYSLTSIQMVSELLTTALAAEDIRIPIAYVTLLIFWLFGDTNAVNDFLSERSVIQSLLSFSYQLQDDDITIKCLVTMLLGVTYEFSTGESPFPRKEYFEYLTKTLGRDNYLSRINQFKADSLFTKVKALSNPSVLEFDETGLPQVYFSPIFVQFFTENNYRIKTALLHSPDEEPCTKISFEAFERLQSECSTLKSKLNVLEETSETQLQELTSKLDSLTNEYEKYSEENKSLGLKISDLLESNKKLHKDVNQASQTIEELNVEREKLLTSRDEYKNDTETNSLKLNKSMERISVLEKELKDIRAEKKKAEDGINKMSRELFSLTKENQNLKESQKRNEKERKKEADELSEKRRSLEIITKQMEALQSEKQITLKELNEWKSKFQSCETLLPKLTEKLRSLAENFKETEDERDKLAKTLESIKLERDKNVAELKEAVEKLSNEKAELASDNEKKSLQIKQLNQAVEEIERKFEAENHATSQNRTEMENNLSKLRTEVESMETRTHELTKKNDELQEEIKKYQTAQTESTSTLSKIETALQESESKLADVLEQNKSLRQSLESQTKSFGENLEKLSNAEQAHAMDADRINSLQTEIDERKEKYKRESTKLEENIKELQRQITNNTTTIAGLNKAIDQERQTNARLASELEETRKDKEISNSQAKEDALQLSKTIDELREERKGLEDGLAETKLNNTNLVSELDALKVTVGEKNGNIQELEKKKETASSALSKIKADFDETEKRLKAQIQSLQTKHERKVQDFDKERQLFAEGSDMVTQEYSKKINTLEEQISVSEKQIEEVKSQLQASEKTVRNLKSDSIASQQTNDIKVESLKSALASSEKQAKEVTQKYDKLKTSSDENASSLKGQIERLTEAVKSETRAKEINAKDLNQLKEKLQCFVETMNKLETLEKENAVLDQRVKKLKNEKEETVKNLEVKLETLSSEKQSLKEKLQGQSISLNDNESLREENNSLKKKIESLEELTDACDKSLEESKSMIVQHEEGIKSLNSINSTLKSELDLKESALALSEKLIQERDAIVTNNKEQTAKLEERMKDLERQNRVLLAKAEANSEIDDLMLLVNDLDKKNARYRSLLRKNAIQLSSDEEEEEEDDDDDDDDDDDDDDDDDDDDEEDKCDEKVPSA, from the coding sequence ATGGAGCTTATCCAGGGCTTGATCCAGCCCCCAAAGATACAGTCTGCTGACGAGACCATACCAACGCTATGTGATAGAGTGGAAAGTGCTACATTGATCGGTGATAGAAGGTCGGCTGTGTTGGGGCTGAAGTCATTTAGCCGCGATTATAGAGAAACAGTAATTGCCTCTGGGTTAAAACCACTTTTGAGTACTTTGAAACGGGACTATGAGGACGATTCATCTGTGAAAGCTATCCTTGAAACTCTCTTAATTCTATTTATTCGCGGGGATGGTAATGACGATTTAACACGCAATTGGATCTCACAGCAGTCTCGTTTACAGAATGGTAAGTACCCCTCGCCCTTGGTTATGaaacaagaaagagaacaGGTTGACCAATTTTCTCTGTGGATTGCAGATGCGATCACACAATCCGATGAGATTGTACACCTTGTTATAGAGCTTTTGAATACAGAAAACTTTCATATAAGACTTTACACTACTCAGCTATTGGAAGCGATTGTTGCGACAAGGCCTGAGAGATCGCGAAATGCTATCACGTCGCTTCCAACCAGTATCTCGACGTTAGTTTCGCTACTGCAAGATGCTCATGAACCTGTGAGAGACGAAGCTGTTTTATTACTGATGGCTGTAGTTAATGACTCTCCCCATGTGCAAAAGCTTGTGGCTTTTGAAAATATCTTCGAGCAATTATTCTCCATCATTGACGAGGAAGGTGGCTTACGGGGATCCTTAGTCGTCAACGACTGCTTGTCACTCATCAAcaatatcttgaaataCAATACTTCCAATCAAAGTTTATTCCTTGAGACAGGGAATTTACCGAAACTAGCtcagattttgaatgaacCTTTGGCgaatgaagagtttttctGGAATGAGCAGAGAGTTATCAACATCAATACAGCTATGGACATTGTCAACTTGACAGTTGAGCCTGGGAACTCTGCGACAGGACAACACCAAAAGGTTCTTACAGATTCAAGTGTGCTAATGATCGTACTGCGTTTGGCATTTTACGAAAAGATCCCAAATTCCGTAAGACCGACCGCACTTCTTACTGCTGCAAGTCTCATAAGAGGTAATGAATATTGTCAAAATGAGTTTGGTAAGATAGATGTTCCTTTTTTCGACCCTTCCTCTCCATTAGCTTCAAATTCTGAGACTGCGCAAGTTGTGCCTGTGGTTACCTTGCTAATCCACTGGGTTCTATATGCGAACTCGATTCAAGTATTCCCTACTAGAATGGCCTCGATGGAACTGATTAAAGCATATCTTGACAAGTGTGAGgatattcaattgaagtttGTGGCTCAACAAATCGAAAAATATCACGAAAGAAACAAGAGTAGAGATGATGATCCGTTAGCTGGAAGTAACATTTTCGAATCCTTATTGGAATATGATCCCGATCTCAAGCTCAACCCTTACAAACTCTTTTTCACTGCCGACATCTTCATGTTCCTCTTCCAGGCAGAAAATATTGCAAATGATAAAGTAAGGGAAATCTCTCGAAGTGTGAAGAGTGGTGTTGAAatagatgaagaatattcCCTGACTTCCATTCAAATGGTAAGTGAGCTCTTAACTACTGCGTTGGCGGCTGAAGATATTCGTATTCCCATTGCTTATGTTACTCTATTAATTTTTTGGCTCTTCGGCGACACAAACGCTGTAAATGATTTTCTGTCTGAAAGGTCAGTCATTCAGTCATTGCTATCCTTTTCTTATCAGTTgcaagatgatgatatcacCATAAAGTGTCTAGTGACAATGCTCTTAGGTGTTACTTATGAGTTTTCAACGGGAGAATCACCATTTCCAAGAAAAGAGTACTTTGAGTACCTTACGAAGACTTTGGGAAGGGATAActatctttcaagaattaaCCAGTTCAAAGCAGATTCTTTATTTACTAAGGTTAAAGCATTGAGCAATCCCTCAGTTCTCGAGTTTGATGAAACGGGTCTCCCTCAGGTGTATTTCAGCCCAATCTTCGTGCAGTTTTTCACTGAAAATAACTATCGAATCAAGACTGCGCTGCTACATAGCCCTGATGAGGAGCCTTGTACCAAGATTTCATTCGAAGCTTTCGAGAGGCTACAAAGTGAATGCTCGACACTGAAAAGTAAACTCAATGTATTGGAAGAGACTAGTGAGACTCAGCTCCAAGAGCTAACGTCCAAACTTGACTCCCTCACAAATGAATATGAGAAGTACAGTGAAGAGAACAAATCACTTGGTCTGAAAATTTCTGATTTGCTCGAAAGTAATAAGAAGCTGCATAAAGATGTAAATCAAGCCTCTCAAACTATCGAGGAGTTAAACGTCgaaagagaaaaactcCTAACTTCAAGGGATGAGTATAAAAATGACACTGAGACGAATAGTTTAAAGCTTAACAAGTCTATGGAAAGGATATCAGTACTTGAGAAAGAACTTAAAGACATAAgagctgaaaagaaaaaggcTGAAGACGGGATCAATAAAATGAGTCGTGAATTATTCAGTCTTACAAAAGAAAACCAGaacttgaaagaaagtCAAAAGAGGAATGagaaagaaaggaaaaAGGAGGCCGATGAACTAAGTGAAAAGCGGAGAAGCCTTGAAATCATAACCAAGCAGATGGAAGCTCTGCAGTCAGAAAAGCAGATTACTCTCAAGGAGTTAAATGAATGGAAATCTAAATTCCAGAGTTGCGAAACTTTGCTACCCAAACTTACTGAAAAACTGAGATCACTAGCCgaaaacttcaaagaaacagaagacGAACGAGACAAACTGGCAAAGACATTGGAATCGATTAAGCTTGAGCGTGACAAGAACGTGGCCGAACTAAAGGAAGCAGTCGAAAAACTGTCAAACGAAAAAGCAGAACTGGCTTCTGACAACGAAAAGAAATCATTACAGATCAAACAGCTTAACCAAGCTGTTGAGGAGATTGAACGGAAGTTTGAGGCCGAAAATCATGCCACGTCGCAGAATAGAACTGAAATGGAGAACAATCTCTCGAAATTACGTACTGAAGTCGAGAGTATGGAAACTCGAACTCATGAACTGaccaagaaaaatgatgagctccaagaagaaattaaaAAATATCAGACCGCTCAAACTGAGTCGACTTCGACCTTAAGTAAGATCGAAACGGCACTTCAAGAATCTGAGTCTAAACTGGCAGATGTCTTAGAACAAAACAAATCATTACGGCAATCTTTAGAAAGTCAGACGAAGAGTTTTGGTGAAAATCTGGAGAAGTTGAGTAATGCCGAGCAAGCTCATGCCATGGATGCTGACAGAATTAACTCATTACAAACTGAGATTGATGAACGGAAAGAGAAGTACAAGCGTGAGAGTACTAAGTTAGAGGAGAACATCAAAGAGCTGCAAAGGCAAATAACGAATAATACCACGACCATAGCGGGCTTGAACAAAGCGATAGACCAGGAGAGACAGACAAATGCCAGATTGGCCAGTGAACTAGAAGAAACCAGAAAGGACAAGGAAATCAGTAATAGTCAGGCAAAAGAGGATGCGCTCCAGCTAAGCAAAACTATTGACGAGCtgagagaagagagaaagggtcttgaagatggattAGCTGAAACTAAATTGAATAATACCAATCTGGTGAGCGAGCtggatgctttgaaggttACTGTAGGGGAGAAAAACGGTAACATCCAGGAACTGGaaaaaaagaaggaaactgCTTCCTCTGCATTGAGCAAAATCAAAGCAGACTTTGATGAGACTGAAAAGCGATTAAAAGCGCAGATCCAGAGCCTTCAAACCAAACACGAACGCAAAGTGCAGGATTTTGATAAGGAGAGACAGCTCTTCGCCGAGGGATCTGATATGGTGACACAGGAATATTCTAAGAAAATAAACACTTTAGAGGAACAGATAAGTGTATCTGAAAagcaaattgaagaagtaaAAAGTCAGCTACAAGCATCAGAGAAGACAGTTAGAAACTTGAAGTCTGACTCAATAGCATCTCAACAAACCAATGACATCAAAGTGGAGTCGCTTAAGTCTGCTCTTGCTAGCTCAGAAAaacaagcaaaagaagttACTCAGAAGTATGATAAACTTAAAACTTCTTCCGATGAGAATGCATCGTCATTAAAAGGTCAGATAGAGCGGCTCACGGAAGCTGTGAAGTCAGAAACAAGGGCCAAAGAAATAAATGCAAAGGACTTGAACCAACTCAAAGAAAAGCTTCAGTGTTTTGTTGAAACTATGAATAAGTTGGAAACCTTGGAAAAGGAAAATGCTGTGCTTGATCAAAGAGTCAAAAAGCTCAAGAACGAGAAGGAAGAGACTGTGAAGAATTTAGAAGTGAAGCTTGAAACTCTGTCAAGTGAGAAGCAATCTTTAAAGGAAAAACTGCAAGGTCAATCAATATCATTGAACGATAACGAAAGTTTACGTGAAGAGAACAACAGCctaaagaagaaaatagAGTCGTTAGAGGAATTAACGGACGCTTGTGATAAGAGTTTAGAAGAGTCAAAAAGCATGATTGTGCAACATGAAGAAGGAATAAAGTCTTTGAACTCAATTAATAGTACTTTGAAGTCCGAACTGGATCTCAAAGAAAGTGCTTTAGCGCTTTCGGAGAAGttgattcaagaaagagatgcCATTGTGACAAACAACAAAGAGCAAACGGCTAAGCTTGAAGAACGAATGAAGGATCTGGAGAGACAAAATAGAGTGCTGCTCGCGAAAGCAGAAGCAAACTCTGAAATAGACGATCTAATGCTTCTTGTCAATGATTTAGATAAAAAGAATGCGCGCTACCGATCTCTGCTGAGGAAAAACGCCATTCAGTTATCATCagacgaggaagaagaagaagaagatgatgatgatgatgatgatgacgatgatgacgacgatgacgacgatgatgatgacgatgaggaagataAGTGCGATGAAAAGGTGCCTAGTGCTTAG
- the SMC6 gene encoding DNA repair protein SMC6 (similar to Saccharomyces cerevisiae SMC6 (YLR383W); ancestral locus Anc_4.237), with product MAPRRSRSTMEDGLDDIENNLRSLAAEQESARDEQNKRQRRYQYAPMTQFSTAPDATQTDSQGGPLEDTPSGYIKKVSLRNFMCHENFELALGPRLNFIVGNNGSGKSAILTAITIGLGAKASDTNRGTSLKSLIKEGCHQARITLTLENGKHGAYSQGTFGSEIVIQRIIKADGAASFSLRSESGTEISNKKKDIQAVVDYFAVPINNPMCFLSQDAARSFLTASTPQDKYVHFMKGTLLQDITDSLDQAREISKRAQENMVLHQRNLNDLKDEFEEARRLFKELSKTTDLQERKKLLQGKSLWIDVIDNTKARDKLKSEAEAQEEAIRLMKEKIKVKKDKIDRFNVDVNALRSEIDANVAIVLERDTEHQRAEGALDKIKGEYETERRKKQSLESESKDCEEKVKRLDRTINHIKESLRVEMGGDREVMKRDLMALEAENNNLKKSLEFSTKRRQDLRNNETELVRQRQNEVDAKRRSIKYNENEIEQMSRGKSDLLSNFDSRMPYLIDALKNRSREFQTPPIGPLGLYITVKSGFERWTRAIQTQLSQYLNTFVVSNQQDCNRLREIVRSCGVKSNLPIMTVTASKVTHERVQCQHPSLADALEFSASEVEFVLLDTSRVLKVLLIQDRDVARDFLLQKPPGFNTALSIRNDTSGYQITGGRRIDTVFYQTRLRLREGGAANSDTTYLKNIIAKENLELREINEDFEKKLREVRSELNMTEIEIRKIRSKLAENDSQAERLKRKLNTVVDTGSLESTEIEKKRALDMIATYESAANEIIAKIKKVEQTIEPLKKRFDETKIALTQAREKLRQSKDDVSNRSAKIQKWGDDITDLERKIETCDASTRFKRRNIEQLAHGIEVQIANAQEFCSREQASDPHLPEDQDGIKREVERVSNMILRAERNVGVSKESASELLETSRAKYEAGYGTYKEIDGALKILTHSIDVRVQNLQAAQKSTCLDADLDFRSSLKVRGFSGNLAFSIPAKQLMIYTLTPNDNRPRNVDTLSGGEKSFSQMALLLATWKPMRSRIIALDEFDVFMDQVNRKMGTRLILEKLKNNSRTQTIIITPQDIGRIADLDSSGVEIHKMRDPRRQNNSTYYAHG from the coding sequence ATGGCACCACGCAGGTCGAGGTCCACTATGGAAGATGGCCTCGATGATATCGAGAACAACTTGAGATCTCTAGCTGCAGAACAAGAATCTGCGAGAGATGAGCAAAATAAGAGACAGAGGAGATACCAGTATGCCCCCATGACTCAATTCAGTACAGCTCCGGACGCAACGCAGACTGATTCTCAAGGCGGTCCGTTAGAGGATACACCATCTGGTTATATCAAGAAGGTTTCATTACGCAATTTCATGTGCCATGAGAATTTCGAGTTGGCCTTGGGCCCCAGGCTAAACTTCATCGTTGGAAACAATGGGAGCGGTAAGAGCGCTATACTCACGGCTATTACAATCGGCCTGGGGGCCAAAGCCAGTGATACGAATAGAGGTACTTCTCTGAAGAGTCTCATAAAGGAAGGATGCCACCAAGCTAGGATAACTCTTACTCTTGAAAATGGGAAACATGGAGCTTATAGCCAGGGGACTTTTGGCAGTGAGATAGTCATACAAAGGATTATCAAAGCTGATGGAGCAGCATCATTTAGCCTGCGGTCAGAGAGCGGTACTGAAATTAGtaacaagaagaaggatatcCAAGCTGTTGTGGATTATTTCGCCGTGCCAATCAACAACCCTATGTGCTTTCTCTCGCAAGATGCTGCAAGGTCCTTTCTCACAGCCAGCACTCCTCAAGATAAATATGTCCATTTCATGAAAGGCACTCTTCTCCAAGATATTACTGATAGTTTAGACCAGGCGCGAGAAATAAGCAAACGGGCACAGGAGAATATGGTGTTGCATCAACGAAATTTAAACGATTTAAAGGATGAGTtcgaagaagcaagaagaTTATTCAAAGAGCTCAGTAAAACTACTGACTTGCAGGAAAGAAAAAAACTCTTGCAAGGAAAGTCCTTATGGATTGATGTCATTGATAATACAAAGGCGAGggacaaattgaaaagtgaaGCGGAAGCTCAAGAAGAGGCTATCCGACtcatgaaagaaaagataaaagtgaagaaagacaagattGATAGATTTAATGTTGACGTTAATGCGCTGAGGAGCGAAATAGACGCCAATGTTGCAATTGTACTAGAAAGAGACACAGAACATCAAAGAGCAGAGGGTGCTCTTGATAAGATCAAAGGTGAGTACGAGACCGAGCGACGAAAAAAGCAGTCTTTGGAATCCGAATCAAAAGATTGCGAAGAGAAGGTAAAGCGCCTCGACAGGACCATTAATCATATTAAGGAATCCCTACGAGTCGAAATGGGGGGTGACAGGGAGGTTATGAAACGAGATTTGATGGCATTGGAAGCCGAAAACAATAATTTAAAGAAAAGCTTGGAATTCTCGACAAAGAGACGACAAGATCTGAGAAATAACGAGACTGAACTTGTACGGCAGCGTCAGAATGAGGTTGATGCAAAAAGGAGAAGTATTAAATACAACGAAAATGAGATAGAACAAATGAGCAGGGGAAAATCTGACCTTTTAAGCAACTTTGATTCTCGGATGCCATATCTGATcgatgctttgaaaaacaGATCGCGTGAATTTCAAACTCCACCAATAGGGCCTTTAGGATTATACATTACTGTCAAGAGTGGGTTCGAGAGATGGACTCGGGCTATTCAGACACAGTTATCGCAATACCTGAATACATTTGTAGTCTCAAATCAGCAGGACTGTAATCGTTTGCGGGAAATTGTACGATCATGTGGCGTAAAGTCAAATTTACCAATCATGACTGTCACAGCGAGTAAAGTAACTCATGAGAGGGTCCAATGTCAGCATCCATCTCTTGCCGATGCTTTAGAGTTCTCGGCTTCTGAAGTGGAATTCGTTTTGCTTGACACATCAAGAGTTTTAAAAGTTCTTTTGATCCAAGATAGAGATGTAGCCCGTGATTTCTTGTTGCAAAAGCCTCCTGGTTTCAATACTGCATTGTCGATCAGAAACGACACTTCAGGCTATCAGATCACGGGAGGTCGCAGAATAGACACTGTATTTTACCAAACAAGGCTTAGGTTACGAGAGGGTGGTGCAGCAAACAGTGATACAACTTACTTGAAAAACATAATTGCCAAAGAAAACTTGGAATTACGAgaaatcaatgaagatttcgaGAAAAAGCTGCGAGAGGTGCGTTCCGAGTTGAATATGACAGAGATTGAAATTAGGAAAATACGATCAAAGCTTGCAGAAAATGATTCTCAAGCAGAAAggttgaagaggaaactgAATACGGTCGTGGACACCGGCTCTCTGGAATCTACggaaattgaaaaaaagaGAGCACTAGACATGATTGCGACTTATGAATCAGCCGCCAACGAAATCATAGCtaagatcaagaaagtggaACAGACGATAGAAccgctgaagaagagattcGATGAGACGAAGATTGCATTGACCCAAGCTCGTGAGAAGCTGAGGCAATCTAAAGATGACGTTAGTAATAGGAGTgccaaaattcaaaagtGGGGGGACGATATCACCGATTTGGAGCGTAAAATTGAGACCTGTGATGCCAGTACTCGCTTTAAAAGGCGCAACATAGAACAGCTTGCGCACGGCATAGAGGTCCAGATAGCTAATGCTCAAGAATTCTGTTCGAGAGAACAAGCAAGCGATCCACATTTACCAGAAGATCAGGACGGTATCAAGCGAGAAGTGGAACGAGTATCTAATATGATACTAAGAGCGGAAAGGAATGTTGGTGTTTCAAAGGAAAGTGCTTCTGAGCTGCTTGAGACGTCTAGAGCCAAGTACGAGGCTGGTTACGGTACAtataaagaaattgatggtGCACTCAAAATTCTTACTCACTCTATTGATGTTCGTGTGCAAAATCTGCAAGCAGCTCAAAAGTCGACATGCCTCGACGCTGACTTGGATTTTAGGTCATCACTGAAAGTAAGAGGATTTTCTGGCAATCTCGCTTTCTCGATACCTGCAAAGCAACTGATGATTTATACCCTGACGCCCAATGATAACAGACCCCGGAATGTCGACACACTTTCAGGAGGTGAAAAGTCTTTCTCGCAAATGGCTTTGTTGTTGGCCACATGGAAACCAATGCGTTCAAGAATCATCGCTTtagatgaatttgatgttTTCATGGATCAAGTCAACAGAAAAATGGGCACGCGGCTGATTTTAGAGAAGCTCAAGAATAATTCCAGAACACAaaccatcatcatcacgCCTCAAGATATTGGTAGGATTGCTGACTTGGATAGTAGTGGTGTGGAGATTCATAAAATGCGAGACCCTCGGCGGCAGAATAATTCAACTTACTACGCGCATGGCTGA
- the NAM2 gene encoding leucine--tRNA ligase NAM2 (similar to Saccharomyces cerevisiae NAM2 (YLR382C); ancestral locus Anc_4.236), producing MLRRTPGFSSQFHTGSRACFPGVPKLVQLADKWKHKTIEGLPALARDDRDKNIYILSQFPYPSGVLHIGHLRVYAISDALNRFYQQKGYDVLHPMGWDAFGLPAENAAIERQIDPSEWTTQNIAKMKDQMSKMLANFNWDKELTTCSPDYYKFTQMIFLKLFQHNLAYQKEAEINWDPVDKTVLANEQVDTQGRSWRSGAIVEKRLLKQWFLGITKFAQDLKADLRHLDGWPSKVKSMQRNWIGQSAGAELEFATNDPGFPSIKVFTTRAETLFSVQYVALALDHELVRKHVTSNALLHYFIEEAKSFPENSKKGFMLSGIKLINPLTKQEIPVFVAPYVLSSYGHGAVMGCPATDDRDYPFGHENAAEESIVRCLDPLPGGDSSDLPFTSPDAVMGENTGEFRGLSSVEARRKIVSKLTSHGQAKQITQYRLRDWLISRQRYWGTPIPIIHCNDCGPVSVPEKDLPVLLPKVTGLKSKGNPLSQMPEFVNVSCPECGKPAKRETDTMDTFMDSSWYFFRYTDPHNRREPFSYENATKRMPVDLYIGGVEHAILHLLYSRFIAKFLGSIGMWDGSKLFNEPFKRLITQGMVHGKTYSDPKTGKFLKPSELSRTNDPDSPVSIKTTGIEPNLTYEKMSKSKHNGADFNECISKHGPDATRAHILFQAPIEDVLLWDESKIVGVERWLFKILALASTISSRGEFKADYKTPENLKQEEVRFHNEVQKLLKSVNDSFEVHISLNTVISDYMKFTNALETATKKGLVRDEILMQNLQKLVAVVYPVVPSIAEEAAEIINQSQRWNWNHYQWPKLERKTESSTVNFQVVVNGRMRFIYPAERQLLKEDRETIISRLMTLPEGRKYLLNRKVKKLILKNNIISFILFQ from the coding sequence ATGTTACGCCGGACCCCTGGCTTTAGTAGCCAGTTTCACACGGGATCCAGGGCTTGTTTCCCTGGAGTTCCAAAATTGGTGCAATTGGCCGATAAGTGGAAGCATAAAACGATTGAAGGCCTTCCTGCACTTGCTAGAGATGATAGAGACAAGAATATTTACATTCTGTCACAATTTCCTTATCCCTCAGGGGTACTACACATTGGACACTTGAGAGTCTATGCGATAAGTGATGCTCTGAATCGTTTTTATCAGCAAAAGGGCTACGatgttcttcatccaatGGGATGGGATGCCTTTGGTCTTCCAGCTGAGAATGCCGCCATTGAGAGACAGATTGATCCTTCTGAGTGGACCACTCAAAACATTGCAAAAATGAAGGATCAGATGAGTAAAATGTTGGCTAATTTTAATTGGGATAAAGAATTGACAACTTGTAGTCCTGATTATTACAAGTTCACACAaatgatcttcttgaagttaTTTCAACACAATCTAGCATACCAAAAGGAGGCTGAGATTAATTGGGATCCTGTCGACAAGACCGTCTTAGCGAATGAACAAGTGGATACTCAAGGTCGCTCTTGGCGTTCAGGAGCGATAGTCGAGAAACGTTTATTGAAACAATGGTTCTTGGGTATAACAAAGTTTGCGCAAGATTTAAAGGCTGATTTAAGACATCTTGATGGTTGGCCATCGAAAGTGAAAAGTATGCAAAGAAATTGGATTGGTCAATCAGCAGGCGCCGAACTAGAGTTTGCTACCAATGATCCAGGCTTTCCAAGCATTAAAGTTTTCACAACTCGAGCAGAGACTCTATTTAGTGTTCAATATGTCGCTCTAGCGCTTGATCATGAGCTGGTAAGAAAACATGTCACATCTAATGCCCTTCTACATTATTTCATCGAGGAGGCAAAGTCCTTCCCAGAAAATTCGAAGAAGGGCTTTATGCTAAGCGGAATTAAACTAATCAATCCTCTTACAAAACAAGAGATACCTGTTTTTGTGGCGCCATATGTTCTGAGTAGCTACGGTCATGGTGCAGTGATGGGATGTCCAGCCACTGACGATCGAGATTATCCTTTTGGTCATGAGAACGCAGCTGAAGAGTCAATTGTAAGGTGTCTCGATCCATTACCTGGCGGAGATTCGTCTGACCTTCCATTTACATCGCCAGACGCTGTAATGGGTGAGAATACTGGCGAATTTCGAGGGCTCTCCTCTGTTGAGGCAAGACGAAAAATTGTCAGCAAGTTAACATCCCACGGTCAGGCGAAGCAAATCACTCAGTATAGGCTAAGAGATTGGCTCATCAGTCGACAACGTTATTGGGGGACACCGATTCCTATTATTCATTGCAATGATTGTGGACCTGTTTCGGTTCCAGAGAAAGATTTACCAGTTTTACTCCCCAAAGTAACAGGGCTCAAGTCAAAGGGAAACCCACTATCTCAAATGCCTGAGTTTGTTAACGTATCATGCCCTGAATGTGGGAAACCAGCTAAAAGGGAGACCGACACTATGGATACATTTATGGACAGCTCATGGTATTTTTTCCGATACACCGATCCACATAATAGACGAGAACCGTTTAGCTACGAAAACGCAACTAAAAGAATGCCCGTGGACCTCTACATTGGTGGTGTGGAACACGCAATATTACATTTACTGTATTCGCGGTTCATTGCGAAGTTTTTGGGCTCAATTGGGATGTGGGATGGAagcaaacttttcaatgagcCCTTTAAGCGTTTGATCACTCAGGGAATGGTTCATGGAAAAACATACTCTGATCCTAAGACTGGTAAATTTTTGAAGCCAAGCGAACTGAGCCGCACGAACGATCCTGATTCGCCAGTCTCAATCAAGACGACAGGCATCGAACCTAATCTTACTTATgaaaaaatgtcaaaatcCAAGCATAATGGGGCCGACTTCAATGAATGCATTTCAAAGCATGGTCCGGATGCCACTAGAGCTCACATTCTATTCCAAGCGCCTATAGAAGACGTTTTGCTTTGGGATGAGTCAAAGATAGTTGGCGTTGAACGTTGGCTGTTCAAGATTCTAGCTCTTGCATCCACAATCTCCAGCCGTGGAGAATTCAAAGCAGATTACAAGACTCCTGAAAATCTGAAGCAGGAGGAGGTCAGATTCCACAATGAAGTCCAGAAGCTGCTGAAATCTGTTAATGACTCCTTTGAGGTTCACATATCTCTTAACACAGTAATCTCAGACTATATGAAGTTCACTAATGCTCTCGAAACAGCAACTAAGAAGGGATTGGTAAGAGATGAGATCTTAATGcagaatttgcaaaagctaGTAGCTGTCGTTTATCCTGTTGTGCCGTCTATAGCAGAAGAGGCAGCAGAAATAATAAACCAATCTCAGAGATGGAACTGGAATCATTACCAATGGCCTaaattggaaagaaagaCTGAATCCAGTACCGTAAATTTCCAAGTGGTTGTTAATGGTAGAATGAGATTCATATATCCTGCTGAAAGACAACTTTTAAAAGAAGATAGAGAGACAATAAtatcaagattgatgaCTTTACCAGAAGGTAGAAAGTATCTCCTCAACCGAAAGGTTAAAAAGCTCATCCTCAAAAACAATATCATAAGTTTTATCCTTTTTCAATAG